The Amphiura filiformis unplaced genomic scaffold, Afil_fr2py scaffold_47, whole genome shotgun sequence genome has a segment encoding these proteins:
- the LOC140144272 gene encoding putative sodium-dependent multivitamin transporter codes for MFLVIFGTMISVLSMGCIEAGGFTYVWEFNIQEDRINVFYFPKDLTARMSFVSCVMGGFINSLAQWAVSQTSVQRILAARTIKDAQVSVWLNLPFTTFLKFLSCFLGLVMYTFYYGGVIATQSPMTTNNALDSDVRTPPNYTSPDQVMSDSQSPMQSEIARHMNAFA; via the exons ATGTTTCTAGTGATATTTGGCACGATGATTTCCGTTCTATCGATGGGATGTATTGAAGCTGGTGGGTTTACTTATGTCTGGGAATTTAACATTCAGGAGGACAGGATCAACGTTTTCTA CTTTCCAAAAGACCTAACAGCTCGAATGTCATTCGTTTCATGCGTGATGGGTGGATTTATCAACTCATTAGCCCAATGGGCTGTTAGCCAAACATCAGTGCAAAGAATTCTTGCGGCAAGAACTATCAAAGATGCTCAAGT ATCTGTATGGCTGAATTTGCCTTTCACCACCTTCCTAAAGTTCCTTTCCTGCTTTCTTGGTCTTGTAATGTATACGTTCTATTACG GTGGGGTTATTGCCACCCAATCACCAATGACAACTAATAATGCACTTGATTCAGATGTACGCACACCCCCTAACTACACCAGTCCTGATCAG GTCATGTCTGATAGTCAAAGCCCGATGCAGAGCGAAATCGCTCGACACATGAATGCCTTTGCATAA
- the LOC140144274 gene encoding uncharacterized protein: MQVDTSWKKLLYVWTPEMLSSHIITIHEQLPTPTNLRLWGKNNIGSCQICHHSKSTLFHILNGCNFSLKSGRYNWRYDQTLKAKTEGLMPFIDAANQRKHSVPDNTSYIATIAFRTADGTAKRNPALPLPKKECTNILYKRPTTGRS; the protein is encoded by the coding sequence ATGCAAGTTGATACATCATGGAAGAAGCTGCTGTACGTATGGACACCCGAGATGTTGTCGTCCCATATCATCACCATACATGAGCAACTGCCAACCCCCACGAACCTGAGATTATGGGGCAAGAACAATATAGGATCCTGCCAGATATGCCATCACAGCAAGAGTACACTGTTCCATATACTAAATGGCTGCAACTTCTCACTGAAAAGTGGTCGATACAACTGGCGTTATGACCAAACCTTAAAAGCCAAAACAGAAGGTTTGATGCCCTTCATCGATGCGGCTAACCAAAGGAAACATAGTGTGCCAGACAATACAAGCTACATCGCTACTATCGCATTCCGCACTGCAGATGGTACAGCCAAAAGGAACCCAGCCTTGCCTCTTCCAAAGAAGGAATGTACAAACATCCTCTACAAAAGGCCAACGACTGGGAGGTCTTAA
- the LOC140144273 gene encoding sodium-coupled monocarboxylate transporter 1-like: MASGDVYPLDTWDYVVFSLFLAVSVLTGLYHGFAKGGQRSTRQYLLADRNVFSVPVAMTLLASFLSPITLLGDPAETYVNGGFYFAVIFSNFLLYPTIALFFVPMFYNLEITSVYEYLDRRFGLIIRIFGAMVFFLQTALYMAIVSYSPAIAIETGKRRMSSGIGMHLKQ; encoded by the exons ATGGCATCTGGTGACGTCTATCCATTGGATACGTGGGATTATGTagtgttttcattatttttagccGTTTCTGTCTTGACGGGACTTTATCATGGTTTTGCTAAAGGTGGACAACGGTCTACAAGACA ATACCTTCTTGCCGATCGCAATGTGTTTAGCGTCCCTGTTGCAATGACGCTTCTTGCGTCCTTCCTATCTCCCATTACACTGTTAGGAGATCCTGCAGAAACATACGTCAATGGTGGTTTCTACTTTGCCGTCATCTTTAGCAACTTTCTGCTCTATCCTACCATTGCATTGTTCTTTGTACCAATGTTTTACAATCTGGAGATTACAAGCGTGTATGAG TACCTGGACCGCCGATTTGGTCTCATCATTCGTATATTTGGAGCCATGGTGTTTTTCTTACAGACGGCGTTATACATGGCAATTGTGTCCTATTCACCTGCTATTGCAATCGAAACAGGTAAGAGAAGAATGTCCTCGGGGATCGGGATGCACTTGaagcaataa